A portion of the Punica granatum isolate Tunisia-2019 chromosome 7, ASM765513v2, whole genome shotgun sequence genome contains these proteins:
- the LOC116213592 gene encoding peroxisomal membrane protein 13: MASNPPAGNPPPKPWDRAGGSSGPAPFKPPSPGNTSDVVEASGTANPGEIVPTNNGNAAANTGAITRPMPSRPWEQQNYGSSYGGYNSGPNYNSGYGSGMYGSSIGGYGGSVGGGLYGSGMYRGGYGGLYGGGSGMYGGGYGGGMYGNSFGGPMGGYGTNMGMGQYGQDPNNPYGGPPSPPGFWISFLRVMEGVVTFFGRVAMLIDQNTQAFHMFMSALLQLFDRSGMLYGELARFVLRILGIRTKSRKVQPGPNGLPGAPGAPMPRGSQNYVEGPKAAPNGAWDGVWGDGTSS; encoded by the exons ATGGCCTCAAACCCTCCAG CTGGTAATCCACCGCCGAAGCCCTGGGATCGAGCAGGCGGGTCGTCGGGTCCTGCACCATTCAAACCACCCTCTCCAGGCAACACCAGTGATGTAGTCGAGGCTTCCGGGACTGCAAATCCTGGGGAGATTGTCCCAACCAACAACGGGAATGCAGCTGCCAATACAGGTGCCATTACTAGGCCTATGCCCTCGAGGCCGTGGGAGCAACAGAACTATGGGAGCTCCTATGGAG GGTATAATTCTGGTCCGAATTACAACTCGGGGTATGGCTCGGGGATGTATGGATCTTCGATCGGCGGATATGGAGGGTCGGTAGGTGGTGGCTTGTATGGAAGTGGAATGTACCGAGGAGGTTATGGTGGGCTTTATGGCGGCGGTTCAGGTATGTATGGCGGTGGTTATGGAGGGGGGATGTATGGTAACAGTTTTGGAGGTCCTATGGGTGGTTATGGTACGAATATGGGCATGGGCCAGTATGGTCAGGATCCAAATAACCCTTATGGTGGTCCACCATCTCCACCAGGTTTCTGGATCTCTTTTCTTCGAGTG ATGGAAGGTGTCGTAACGTTTTTCGGTCGTGTCGCGATGCTCATAGACCAGAACACCCAAGCTTTTCACATGTTTATGTCAGCCCTTCTTCAG CTTTTTGATCGCTCAGGTATGTTATATGGCGAACTGGCTAGGTTTGTGTTGAGAATTCTAGGCATCAGAACAAAATCTAGGAAGGTCCAACCAGGGCCCAATGGGCTTCCCGGTGCTCCTGGTGCCCCGATGCCTCGGGGCAGTCAGAACTACGTCGAGGGGCCAAAGGCAGCTCCTAACGGTGCATGGGACGGTGTATGGGGCGACGGTACCTCTAGTTAG